In the Candidatus Ryanbacteria bacterium CG10_big_fil_rev_8_21_14_0_10_43_42 genome, ATTGGATGGATTGGTGCTAAGGGAGTCGAGGCTATTGGACGCAATCCGGAAGCAGCCCCCAAAGTGCAGACGGCAATGATTCTGGCAATCGCTTTTGCCGAAGCTATCGCAATTTATGCATTGGTAGTTGCTCTTATCATCAAATTCGTATAATAAGGACTTCATGGAAGAATTTGTAAGACAATTTGGCATAGATGGCCGCTTTCTGTTAAGTCAGGTGGTAAACTTTGCTATTGTTCTTGCGGCACTGCGGTTTTTTGCCTTTAAGCCCCTGGCTCATATTCTTAAATCACGGCGGGAGCGTATTGAAGAAGGGCTTGCAAAAGCGGATGCCGCCGATAAGCGTATGGAGGATGTACAGCAGATGGCCAAGAATAAATTGCGGAAGGCTGAACAAGAGGCAATGGAGGTTCTACGTGCTGTTGATGTTCGCGCAAAAGAAACAGAGGAAGCTCTTTTGGAATCTTCTCGTAAAAAGGGAGAGGTACTTCTTCGCGAAGCTGTTCAATCTATAGAAGCCGAACGTCAAAAAACGCGGGGGGAAGTAGAAAAAGAGGCGCGTACGCTGGTGCGTGATGCTGTACTTGCCGTCGCGGACATATCTCCGGATAGTATTGACGAGGCGCTTATTGGAAAAGCGCTTCAGCGCATAAAATAAGCATGAAATAC is a window encoding:
- the atpE gene encoding ATP synthase F0 subunit C, with product METEVIKLWATMGAIAVGAIAPAIAIGWIGAKGVEAIGRNPEAAPKVQTAMILAIAFAEAIAIYALVVALIIKFV